One genomic region from Candidatus Xiphinematobacter sp. encodes:
- a CDS encoding histidinol-phosphate transaminase — translation MRSPARSCVLNLLAYEPGKPIEELARETGLSPEKILKLASNENPLGPSPRALGAMQQALARSHLYPDGDGLSLRKAIAAKCGLAVENVILGNGSNEIIELCGHAFLREKDEVVTAQYSFAIYALVANLFGADMVQVPSPEYSHDLEAMCQAVTPYTRQLCIVNPNNPTGTAVTQEEIDSFMNRVPGYVLVTFDEAYREFLDSPPDTLRYVQENRNVVVVRTFSKAYGLANLRVGYGLAPVQIAKVLQRVRQPFNVNGIAQAGALAALEDEEHTRATRELVREGRSYLQEQLSVLGLNYIPSQANFILVHIGGGRSGEAVFHALLRRGIIIRAMRSYTLPEWVRISVGTPEQNRRLVSELKKVL, via the coding sequence ATGCGGAGTCCTGCACGTTCTTGTGTCCTTAATCTACTTGCCTATGAGCCTGGAAAGCCCATTGAAGAACTCGCTCGAGAGACAGGTTTATCTCCCGAGAAGATTCTAAAACTTGCATCAAACGAAAACCCACTGGGTCCCTCTCCGAGAGCACTCGGGGCGATGCAACAAGCTCTAGCCCGATCCCACTTGTATCCTGATGGGGATGGTCTTTCCCTAAGGAAGGCCATTGCCGCAAAGTGTGGTTTGGCGGTTGAAAATGTCATTCTAGGGAACGGATCTAACGAAATCATCGAGCTATGTGGCCATGCTTTCCTTCGGGAAAAGGACGAAGTGGTTACGGCGCAGTACAGCTTTGCCATTTACGCGCTGGTGGCCAACCTATTCGGTGCAGACATGGTGCAAGTCCCTTCCCCGGAATATTCCCACGATTTAGAAGCCATGTGCCAGGCCGTTACACCATATACACGACAGCTCTGCATTGTTAATCCCAACAACCCTACCGGAACCGCCGTTACGCAGGAAGAGATTGACTCCTTCATGAATCGAGTTCCAGGATACGTGCTTGTCACCTTCGATGAAGCATACCGAGAATTTCTAGACTCTCCTCCGGATACGCTGCGCTACGTTCAAGAGAACAGAAATGTTGTTGTTGTGCGTACTTTTTCCAAGGCTTATGGGCTGGCAAATCTGCGAGTCGGTTATGGACTGGCACCTGTACAGATTGCTAAGGTTTTGCAAAGAGTCCGGCAGCCGTTTAATGTAAACGGCATTGCCCAAGCAGGAGCTTTAGCTGCTCTAGAAGACGAAGAACACACTCGGGCTACACGTGAACTAGTTCGTGAGGGACGTTCTTACTTGCAGGAACAACTTAGTGTACTCGGACTAAACTACATACCAAGCCAGGCAAACTTTATCTTGGTACATATTGGAGGAGGTAGGAGCGGAGAAGCCGTCTTTCATGCCTTGCTCCGGCGTGGCATCATCATACGTGCGATGCGCAGCTATACACTACCGGAATGGGTGCGTATCTCGGTTGGTACCCCAGAACAAAACCGGCGCCTTGTTAGCGAGCTGAAAAAAGTCTTGTGA
- the thiD gene encoding bifunctional hydroxymethylpyrimidine kinase/phosphomethylpyrimidine kinase has product MSLIFTKPCVLTIAGSDSSGSAGVQADLKSIGAQGCYGLTALTCVVAESPERVVEIKTLSARLVASQIKVAFEGFPIQGIKTGLLRSPTIVRTVAKILKRLGSARGVPIVVDPVMLTSTGDSLVFATISSSYLKELIPLATLVTPNLDELGVFAKKKVGTYTQMRQAGRRLSREWGKPILLKGGHLREKVARDLLVTPSGGEWEYRSTFHRDVLAHGTGCTFSAAIAAQLALGKSLERAVELAKDYMELAIRCHLAWGRMQILEHFPQSR; this is encoded by the coding sequence GTGTCCCTTATTTTCACTAAGCCATGTGTTTTAACTATCGCTGGCTCGGATAGTTCGGGTAGTGCGGGGGTGCAGGCGGATTTGAAGTCCATTGGCGCACAGGGATGCTATGGTCTGACGGCGTTGACGTGTGTTGTGGCAGAGTCTCCAGAGAGGGTAGTGGAAATTAAGACGTTATCAGCTCGGCTAGTAGCTAGTCAAATTAAGGTGGCGTTTGAAGGGTTCCCTATACAGGGAATCAAGACTGGGCTTCTGCGCTCGCCGACGATTGTCCGGACAGTCGCTAAGATACTTAAGCGGCTCGGCTCGGCTCGTGGTGTGCCTATTGTGGTCGATCCAGTGATGCTTACCTCTACAGGAGATTCTCTCGTGTTTGCCACAATAAGCTCCTCCTATCTAAAGGAACTGATCCCTTTAGCCACCCTCGTTACTCCCAATTTAGACGAGCTAGGGGTATTTGCTAAAAAAAAAGTCGGCACCTATACGCAGATGAGGCAAGCAGGGCGCAGACTTTCCAGGGAATGGGGGAAGCCAATCCTCCTCAAGGGAGGACATTTACGTGAAAAGGTCGCTAGAGACCTCCTCGTAACTCCGTCAGGTGGCGAGTGGGAATACAGGTCCACCTTTCACCGGGATGTTCTGGCTCATGGTACTGGGTGCACCTTTTCTGCTGCTATCGCTGCTCAGCTGGCCCTAGGGAAATCCCTAGAACGGGCAGTAGAGCTTGCTAAGGATTACATGGAGCTCGCTATTCGCTGTCATCTAGCCTGGGGCAGAATGCAGATCTTAGAACACTTCCCACAAAGCCGCTAG
- a CDS encoding zinc metallopeptidase, with translation MKVDSFFLYAVLIGIPFLLGLYAQVRVSGTFSRWKGVPVGIGLTGAEVAREILAAAGIRDVEVALIEDMLGDHYDPSSKRLCLSPDVYEGASVAAAGIAAHESGHAIQHARAYAPLHLRMAIVPVTQVASQLLPFVILGGFFFHFTGLITVGIVCYLVLTLFQLITLPVEFDASARAKVILQQMRIVGNHEETRGVNDVLDSAALTYVAAFVASLGNLIYLFLSRSSSKD, from the coding sequence ATGAAAGTAGATTCTTTTTTTCTGTACGCTGTATTGATTGGGATACCCTTCTTGCTTGGGTTATATGCTCAAGTGAGAGTCTCCGGTACGTTTTCTCGTTGGAAGGGAGTTCCCGTTGGAATAGGTCTCACTGGCGCAGAGGTAGCCAGGGAGATTCTTGCTGCTGCCGGGATCCGTGATGTAGAGGTTGCGCTCATTGAGGATATGTTAGGCGACCATTATGACCCATCTTCCAAACGCCTTTGCCTCTCCCCAGATGTTTACGAGGGGGCATCCGTAGCCGCTGCTGGGATTGCTGCGCACGAGTCTGGTCATGCGATCCAGCATGCGCGTGCATATGCCCCCCTCCATCTCCGCATGGCTATTGTGCCCGTTACTCAAGTAGCATCGCAATTGTTGCCGTTTGTAATTTTGGGTGGTTTTTTCTTTCATTTTACAGGACTCATCACAGTTGGCATTGTCTGCTACCTGGTTCTTACTCTGTTTCAGCTGATTACTCTGCCTGTGGAGTTTGATGCCTCAGCACGGGCCAAAGTCATTCTACAGCAGATGAGGATTGTGGGTAACCACGAAGAAACAAGAGGTGTGAATGATGTGTTGGACTCGGCAGCACTCACTTACGTAGCGGCATTTGTCGCCTCCCTAGGAAACCTCATCTACTTGTTTCTTAGTCGATCTTCTTCTAAGGACTAG
- a CDS encoding aminopeptidase P family protein, with protein sequence MSYFNDYCPSRGKAPDVAVPRVLFASSEQNADIFYASKFLAPDPFFYILHLGRKYLIVGDLEIDRARKEARVDCVVSSSELALELKRRKRTFCSSSSEEAKILILFLKRHGISQVEVPAAFPLFMAESLRGACISVQWIPDPFWPQRERKSPREIRCLRLSLGIAQAAMERAFEVLRNTRINKHKVLYWGGAPLTSERLRAEIETCIVRAGGTIPHSSIVAGGYQATEPHATGSGPLFANQLTIIDIFPRHATSGYFGDLTRTVVRGHASNVQRHLWKVCLQGQRRILSQIRPGVLGSSILHSIRAFFAKNGYPTKMQGGKWSGFFHGAGHGLGLEVHEHPRFTGDQFLPNQVLTVEPGIYIPGLGGVRHEDVIQITHRGNRPLTRLPKPLEL encoded by the coding sequence ATGAGTTACTTCAATGATTATTGCCCTAGCAGGGGGAAAGCGCCTGATGTTGCGGTACCGCGCGTATTGTTCGCTTCCAGCGAGCAAAACGCTGACATTTTCTATGCCTCGAAATTTTTAGCCCCAGACCCCTTTTTTTACATTCTCCATCTTGGGAGGAAGTACCTTATTGTCGGCGACTTAGAAATAGATCGTGCTAGAAAGGAAGCGCGGGTTGACTGTGTGGTCTCTTCTAGTGAATTGGCCCTGGAGTTAAAGAGGAGAAAACGGACTTTTTGTTCATCCTCCTCAGAGGAAGCAAAGATACTGATCCTCTTCCTGAAAAGACATGGCATTTCCCAGGTAGAAGTACCAGCAGCCTTTCCCCTATTTATGGCTGAAAGCCTACGGGGAGCGTGTATCTCTGTGCAATGGATCCCAGATCCATTCTGGCCACAGCGAGAGAGAAAATCCCCCAGGGAAATTCGGTGCCTTCGGCTTTCCCTGGGCATTGCCCAAGCAGCTATGGAGCGGGCCTTTGAAGTACTCCGCAATACTCGGATTAACAAACACAAGGTTTTGTATTGGGGTGGAGCACCTTTAACTTCGGAGCGACTAAGGGCAGAAATAGAAACTTGCATTGTGAGGGCAGGGGGAACAATCCCCCACAGTTCTATTGTTGCTGGTGGGTATCAAGCCACCGAACCCCATGCAACTGGGAGTGGTCCTCTTTTTGCTAATCAGCTTACCATAATCGATATTTTCCCACGTCACGCGACGTCGGGATATTTTGGGGATTTGACAAGAACGGTAGTAAGGGGGCACGCCTCGAATGTGCAGCGGCATCTGTGGAAAGTCTGCCTGCAGGGACAAAGGCGGATACTTTCTCAGATACGGCCTGGAGTACTCGGTTCAAGTATACTTCACAGCATTAGAGCCTTCTTTGCCAAGAACGGGTATCCTACAAAAATGCAAGGGGGGAAATGGAGCGGATTTTTCCACGGCGCTGGGCATGGATTGGGGCTGGAGGTGCACGAGCACCCTCGATTCACGGGCGACCAGTTTCTTCCTAACCAAGTTCTCACTGTGGAGCCAGGCATCTACATCCCAGGATTGGGAGGGGTACGCCACGAAGACGTGATTCAGATCACTCATCGGGGAAATAGACCACTTACTCGCCTACCTAAACCCCTTGAGCTCTAA
- the mqnC gene encoding dehypoxanthine futalosine cyclase, which produces MSYTANYIIGKVLDGRRICPREVRLLYGLPLSILGGLADARKRLAKSGSYSGEGPEDKIVTYIVDRNVNYTNVCNVHCKFCAFYRTERNKDRYILSWEEIDHKLSELDAIGGVQVLLQGGHHPKLGIDYYLTLLEYIRKRYPRINIHGFSPPEFCHFAEVFKMPVREVIARFHEAGLGSIPGGGGEILVDRVRKRISPLKCNAHQWLEVMRTAHELGIRSSATMMFGHVETLEERVEHLARLRVLQDETRGFTAFICWTFQAAHTRLRVSPVGAAEYLRMQAISRIFLDNFRNLQSSWVTQGPQIGQISLKYGANDFGGVMMEENVVSSAGTTFRLTSNDIEELIQNAGYMPRRRNTWYELI; this is translated from the coding sequence ATGAGCTACACTGCAAACTACATCATCGGTAAAGTGTTAGATGGGAGGCGTATTTGCCCAAGAGAGGTGCGGCTGCTTTATGGGCTGCCACTCAGCATACTAGGCGGCCTTGCTGATGCCAGAAAGCGCCTTGCCAAGTCAGGGAGCTATAGCGGCGAAGGGCCCGAGGACAAAATTGTGACTTATATCGTTGATCGAAACGTCAATTACACTAACGTTTGTAACGTTCATTGCAAGTTTTGTGCATTCTATCGCACGGAGAGGAACAAGGACCGTTACATACTCTCTTGGGAGGAAATTGATCACAAGCTGTCTGAACTAGATGCTATTGGAGGGGTACAAGTTCTTTTGCAGGGGGGGCACCACCCAAAGCTGGGAATCGACTATTATCTCACCCTACTAGAATACATCCGTAAAAGGTATCCACGAATAAATATTCACGGATTCAGTCCACCGGAATTCTGTCATTTCGCAGAAGTGTTCAAAATGCCTGTCAGGGAAGTAATTGCGCGTTTTCACGAAGCAGGACTGGGATCCATTCCAGGTGGAGGCGGAGAAATTCTGGTGGACCGTGTGCGTAAGCGTATCTCCCCGCTGAAGTGCAACGCTCATCAATGGTTGGAAGTTATGCGTACTGCTCACGAGCTGGGTATCCGATCAAGCGCTACTATGATGTTTGGACATGTAGAAACCCTCGAAGAGAGGGTTGAACACTTGGCGCGATTGCGAGTTCTTCAGGACGAAACGCGCGGATTTACCGCTTTCATTTGTTGGACATTTCAAGCGGCACATACCAGACTGCGTGTTAGCCCGGTGGGCGCAGCGGAATACCTCCGAATGCAGGCTATTTCTAGGATTTTCCTGGACAACTTTAGGAATTTACAGAGCTCTTGGGTAACCCAAGGACCGCAAATCGGTCAAATTTCTCTTAAGTATGGAGCTAATGACTTTGGCGGTGTAATGATGGAGGAGAATGTGGTAAGCAGCGCCGGAACTACTTTTCGCCTGACCAGTAACGACATTGAAGAGCTCATCCAAAACGCTGGTTATATGCCCAGGCGGCGTAACACTTGGTATGAGTTGATATGA